A genome region from uncultured Roseibium sp. includes the following:
- a CDS encoding ABC transporter ATP-binding protein has translation MSVLKIHDLKVEFPGRKSTFVAVEGVDMAVEAGKILGVVGESGAGKSTVGNAVIGLLAEPGRIAEGEIYLHGQRIDSLPDKQKRLLRGRKIGMIFQDPLTSLDPLQTVESQLVETIRTHLALTRNEARTRAIELIDAVGIPDAPERIKQYPHQFSGGMRQRVVIALALCAEPELVIADEPTTALDVSIQAQILELMKKLCSERHVAMLVITHDMGVIADITDHVAVMYHGKLVEYGETTQVLGSPEHPYTKSLISAVPRPDIRIERFPVVDYIEKAETPTRQIDIATHWLGKARAYDKVEGPLLAISDLGMRFQVSGSILRSRRRYFDAVKSVSFDIAEGETFGLVGESGSGKSTIARLITGLYHPTGGSIRFAGQELTELSNRKQILAMRRQMQMIFQDPFSSLNARMRVRSIIAEPIKFHRLASSNREVRQIVDDLLDHVGLGAAAGEKFPHEFSGGQRQRISIARALATRPRFLVCDEPTSALDVSIQAQILNLLKDLQQELGLTMLFISHDLAVIRQMCNRVGVMRNGELCEVADCDALFETPQHPYTRELLSLMPSLDLLSMENLESV, from the coding sequence ATGAGCGTACTCAAGATCCACGATCTCAAGGTTGAGTTTCCAGGCCGCAAATCCACCTTCGTCGCGGTCGAGGGCGTCGATATGGCGGTGGAGGCCGGCAAGATCCTCGGCGTCGTCGGTGAAAGCGGCGCGGGCAAGTCGACCGTCGGCAATGCGGTGATCGGCCTTCTGGCCGAACCGGGGCGCATCGCCGAAGGCGAGATCTATCTCCACGGCCAGCGGATCGACAGCCTGCCGGACAAGCAGAAACGTCTGTTGCGGGGACGGAAGATCGGGATGATCTTCCAGGATCCCCTGACATCGCTCGATCCGCTGCAGACCGTGGAAAGTCAGTTGGTGGAAACCATCCGCACCCATCTGGCACTCACCCGCAACGAGGCCAGAACCCGGGCGATCGAACTGATCGATGCGGTCGGCATTCCCGATGCGCCGGAACGGATCAAACAGTATCCGCATCAGTTTTCCGGCGGCATGCGCCAGCGGGTCGTGATCGCGCTTGCCCTGTGCGCGGAACCGGAACTCGTCATCGCCGACGAGCCGACGACGGCGCTCGACGTATCCATTCAGGCGCAGATCCTGGAGTTGATGAAAAAACTCTGTTCCGAACGCCATGTTGCCATGCTCGTGATCACCCATGACATGGGTGTCATTGCCGACATCACCGACCACGTTGCGGTGATGTATCACGGCAAGCTGGTCGAATATGGCGAGACGACCCAGGTTCTAGGGTCGCCCGAGCATCCCTATACCAAGAGCCTGATTTCCGCGGTTCCCCGTCCGGATATCCGCATCGAGCGGTTTCCGGTGGTCGACTATATCGAAAAGGCCGAAACGCCCACCCGGCAGATCGACATCGCCACCCATTGGCTGGGCAAGGCCCGCGCCTACGACAAGGTCGAAGGACCGTTGCTGGCGATCAGCGATCTGGGCATGCGGTTTCAGGTTTCCGGCTCGATCCTCCGGTCACGCAGGCGTTATTTCGATGCGGTCAAGTCGGTCAGCTTCGACATCGCGGAAGGCGAAACCTTCGGCCTCGTCGGCGAGAGCGGGTCGGGCAAATCGACCATCGCCCGGCTGATCACCGGTCTCTATCACCCGACCGGAGGATCGATCCGCTTTGCCGGGCAGGAGCTCACCGAACTGAGCAACCGCAAGCAGATCCTTGCCATGCGCCGGCAGATGCAGATGATCTTCCAGGATCCGTTCTCGTCGCTGAACGCCCGGATGCGAGTGCGCAGCATCATCGCGGAGCCGATCAAATTCCACCGGCTTGCCTCGTCCAACCGGGAGGTTCGGCAGATCGTGGACGACCTTCTCGATCATGTCGGCCTGGGGGCTGCGGCAGGAGAAAAATTCCCGCATGAGTTCTCCGGCGGTCAGCGCCAGCGGATATCGATCGCACGCGCGCTTGCGACCCGTCCCCGGTTCCTGGTCTGCGACGAACCGACTTCGGCGCTTGATGTGTCCATCCAAGCCCAGATCCTCAACTTGCTGAAGGACCTGCAGCAGGAACTGGGCCTGACGATGCTGTTCATCAGCCATGACCTCGCCGTTATCCGGCAGATGTGCAACCGGGTCGGAGTGATGCGAAACGGAGAGCTTTGCGAAGTTGCCGATTGCGACGCGCTGTTCGAAACGCCGCAGCATCCCTATACGCGCGAGTTGCTCAGCCTGATGCCGTCGCTGGACCTGCTCTCCATGGAAAATCTGGAATCCGTGTGA
- a CDS encoding ABC transporter permease, producing MLGFAVRRLMQAIVVMLVVALLSFSLFRFVGDPVNMMVGIETSIQEREALRERLGLNDPIPIQFARFVIKAAQFDFGTSYQFHQPVSELFAKRIPATLELSFVSALFALVVGVPMGIYTGLNRESKLSKLFLSVSLIGISLPTFFIGILLIFLFSVTLQWLPSFGRGEVVQIGSWWTTGLLTWSGIKALILPSITLGLYQMTLIMRLIRAEMLEVIRTDYIKFARARGLPDRIVHFRHALKNTLVPVITITGLQLGAIIAFATITETVFQWPGMGIMFLQAVQNVDIPIMSAYLLLTAFLFVAINFIVDILYFLIDPRLRIVRA from the coding sequence ATGCTTGGTTTCGCGGTGCGTCGTCTCATGCAGGCGATCGTTGTCATGCTGGTCGTGGCCCTGCTGTCGTTTTCACTGTTCCGTTTTGTCGGCGACCCCGTGAACATGATGGTCGGGATCGAGACCTCGATCCAGGAACGCGAAGCCCTGCGGGAACGTCTCGGCCTGAACGATCCGATCCCGATCCAGTTCGCCCGGTTTGTCATCAAGGCGGCGCAATTCGATTTCGGCACCTCCTACCAATTCCACCAGCCGGTCAGCGAGTTATTCGCCAAGCGAATTCCCGCAACCCTGGAGCTTTCCTTCGTGTCGGCGCTGTTTGCCCTGGTGGTGGGCGTTCCCATGGGCATCTATACCGGGCTGAACCGCGAATCGAAACTTTCGAAACTGTTCCTGTCGGTGTCCCTGATCGGAATATCCCTGCCGACGTTCTTCATCGGGATCCTGCTGATCTTCCTGTTTTCCGTCACGCTGCAATGGCTGCCGAGTTTCGGGCGCGGCGAGGTGGTCCAGATCGGATCCTGGTGGACGACCGGGCTTTTGACATGGTCCGGGATCAAGGCTCTGATCTTGCCGTCGATTACGCTCGGTCTTTACCAGATGACCCTGATCATGCGCCTGATCCGGGCGGAAATGCTGGAAGTCATCCGCACCGACTACATCAAGTTCGCCCGAGCCCGGGGCCTGCCCGACCGGATCGTACATTTCCGGCACGCCCTGAAGAATACCCTCGTCCCGGTGATCACGATCACCGGGCTGCAGCTCGGCGCCATCATCGCGTTCGCCACCATCACCGAAACCGTCTTCCAATGGCCCGGGATGGGGATCATGTTCCTGCAGGCGGTGCAGAACGTCGATATTCCGATCATGTCCGCCTATCTGTTGCTGACGGCCTTCCTGTTCGTCGCCATCAACTTCATTGTCGACATACTCTATTTCCTGATCGATCCGCGCCTGCGGATCGTGCGGGCCTGA
- a CDS encoding ABC transporter permease: MSDVSNKDAKAPEAVPGLFARIIDSDMFHSFLRSRITVLAAMGTLILFFVAFFAPLVAPHDPFDLASVSILDARVPPFWMEFADPRFPLGTDDQGRDIISAIFYGMRISLIVGFCSVFLAAALGITLGLVAGYMGGRVDAVIMRIADVQLTFPAILIALLVDGAVHGIFGSLDRESFSFWILIFSIALSFWVQYARTVRGSTMVEKNKEYVQAARVIGIPSITIMVRHILPNVTGPVLVIATINLALAIITEATLSFLGVGMPPTQPSLGTLIAIGNDFLYSGEWWIAIFPGLALALLVLNVNLLGDWLRDALNPKLR, encoded by the coding sequence ATGTCTGACGTCTCCAACAAGGACGCCAAGGCTCCCGAAGCTGTCCCCGGTCTCTTCGCCCGGATCATCGACAGCGACATGTTCCATTCGTTCCTGCGCTCGCGCATCACGGTGCTGGCCGCGATGGGGACGCTGATCCTGTTTTTCGTGGCGTTTTTCGCGCCCCTGGTGGCGCCGCACGATCCGTTCGACCTGGCCTCGGTTTCCATCCTCGATGCCCGGGTGCCGCCCTTCTGGATGGAATTTGCCGATCCACGGTTTCCGCTCGGCACGGACGATCAGGGCCGGGACATCATTTCCGCCATCTTCTACGGCATGCGGATTTCCCTGATCGTCGGCTTCTGCTCGGTGTTTCTGGCGGCTGCCCTTGGCATCACCCTTGGGCTGGTCGCCGGTTACATGGGCGGACGGGTGGATGCGGTCATCATGCGCATTGCCGACGTCCAGCTGACCTTCCCCGCCATCCTGATCGCCCTCCTGGTGGACGGCGCCGTGCACGGCATATTCGGCTCGCTCGACCGGGAATCCTTCTCCTTCTGGATTCTGATCTTTTCCATCGCGCTGTCGTTTTGGGTGCAATACGCCCGTACGGTGCGCGGCTCGACCATGGTAGAGAAGAACAAGGAATATGTGCAGGCCGCGCGCGTGATCGGCATCCCCTCCATCACCATCATGGTCCGCCACATTCTTCCCAACGTCACCGGGCCGGTCCTGGTGATCGCGACCATCAACCTTGCGCTTGCAATCATCACGGAAGCGACCCTGTCGTTCCTCGGCGTCGGCATGCCGCCGACCCAGCCCTCGCTCGGCACCCTGATCGCAATCGGCAACGACTTCCTCTATTCCGGCGAATGGTGGATCGCGATCTTCCCCGGCCTGGCGCTGGCGCTGCTCGTGCTCAACGTCAACCTGCTGGGCGACTGGCTGCGCGACGCCCTGAACCCGAAGCTGCGGTGA
- a CDS encoding adenylate/guanylate cyclase domain-containing protein: MTPGKTHSSSSSASQSGRGNWRQQARLFSGLVLFAFCVSHFLNHTLGIWSVAAMQKGEEIHHLIWGELPGQIVLAIAAVTHVVLALWRTTRRRTLRLPVWETLQLVLGLYIPWTLIPHTIATVGLDNAFDLPTDYSNTLALLWPDNAFAQSVLLLVVWTHAMIGLHFWLRLKAWYRPYLPLLSAGAVAFPLLSLWGWISGARQLAASDTSTLKVTPEQVDWVYAIADQARAVVFGLIFLSLAVVLVRMTLRQFAKTITIEYPGNLLVRTAPGPSLLEISRENGIAHAAVCGGRARCSTCRVKILSGGEDLDPPNQAEAAVLRQIGADRSIRLACQVRPTSDLRVHPLIPVRAAERGSNAHQDAYYWGVEQPVVIMFVDIRDFTGLTEKTLSFDVVYLLNRYLDLVSDEIRKQDGYVDKFIGDGIMAIFGMETDLREGARQALRASREIIKVIDALNSERGNNLRAPLRIGIGLHAGPVILGRIGAAGGSGERSSITALGDVVNTASRLEAENKTRGSLLTLSDAVLKAAEVRLPDCETREIVLRGKTVPLQIYSLTDLDKEPVPV, encoded by the coding sequence ATGACTCCAGGAAAAACACACTCATCATCGTCGTCAGCCAGCCAGTCGGGACGCGGGAACTGGCGCCAGCAGGCCCGGCTCTTCAGCGGTCTGGTTCTGTTTGCCTTCTGCGTGTCTCATTTCCTGAATCACACCCTTGGCATCTGGTCCGTGGCGGCCATGCAGAAGGGAGAAGAGATCCACCATTTGATCTGGGGCGAACTGCCGGGCCAGATCGTTCTGGCGATCGCAGCCGTCACCCATGTCGTTTTGGCCCTGTGGCGAACGACCCGGCGCAGGACGCTCCGGCTGCCTGTTTGGGAAACCCTGCAGCTTGTCCTCGGGCTCTACATTCCCTGGACGCTCATTCCGCATACCATTGCGACAGTCGGGCTGGATAACGCTTTCGACCTGCCGACAGATTACTCGAACACCCTGGCCCTGCTGTGGCCCGACAATGCATTCGCCCAGTCCGTTCTTCTTCTGGTGGTCTGGACACATGCGATGATCGGGCTGCATTTCTGGCTGAGGCTGAAAGCCTGGTATCGTCCGTATCTGCCCCTCCTGTCCGCCGGCGCGGTCGCGTTTCCGCTTTTATCCCTTTGGGGCTGGATCAGCGGCGCCCGGCAGCTTGCCGCATCCGACACCAGCACACTCAAGGTGACGCCCGAGCAAGTGGACTGGGTCTATGCGATCGCGGATCAGGCCCGTGCAGTGGTCTTCGGGCTGATCTTTCTCAGCCTCGCCGTCGTGCTCGTCCGCATGACCCTTCGTCAATTCGCCAAGACGATCACCATCGAGTACCCGGGAAATCTCCTGGTCCGCACGGCGCCCGGGCCGTCCCTATTGGAAATCAGCCGTGAAAACGGCATCGCCCATGCCGCCGTGTGCGGCGGCCGTGCCCGGTGTTCGACGTGCAGGGTCAAGATCCTTTCGGGCGGCGAAGACCTCGATCCGCCCAACCAGGCCGAAGCGGCGGTTCTCAGGCAGATCGGCGCCGACCGAAGTATCCGTCTCGCCTGTCAGGTCCGACCGACATCCGACCTGCGCGTGCACCCGCTCATTCCGGTCCGGGCGGCCGAGCGGGGATCAAATGCCCATCAGGACGCCTATTACTGGGGTGTTGAACAACCCGTGGTGATCATGTTCGTCGACATTCGCGACTTCACCGGATTGACGGAAAAAACCCTCTCCTTCGACGTGGTCTACCTGCTGAACCGCTATCTCGACCTGGTTTCCGACGAAATCCGCAAACAGGACGGCTATGTCGACAAGTTCATCGGTGACGGCATCATGGCGATCTTCGGCATGGAGACCGACCTGCGCGAGGGCGCCCGCCAGGCGCTACGCGCCAGCAGGGAAATCATCAAGGTAATCGACGCCCTGAACAGCGAACGCGGCAACAACCTGCGCGCGCCTTTGCGGATCGGAATCGGCCTGCATGCCGGGCCTGTCATCCTCGGCCGCATCGGCGCTGCCGGGGGGAGCGGCGAGCGCAGTTCGATTACCGCGCTTGGGGATGTGGTCAACACGGCAAGCCGCCTGGAGGCGGAAAACAAGACCCGCGGCTCTCTCCTGACCCTGTCGGATGCTGTCCTCAAGGCGGCCGAAGTCCGGCTTCCGGACTGCGAAACCAGGGAAATCGTGCTGCGCGGCAAAACCGTTCCCTTGCAAATCTACTCGCTGACGGATTTGGATAAGGAACCTGTTCCGGTCTGA
- a CDS encoding ABC transporter substrate-binding protein, protein MKTKSLIVAAAAFVGLTISSGHAETLKFAFQGTLNTLDPYSLNETFTLSALGNTYEGLTRRNEKLEIEPSLAESWEVVEPNRWRFHLRKGVKFQNGNDFTAEDVAFSLKRLHSEGSDLAKRVNADVKLEIVDDHTVDFVLPGPNPILPYEWDTWYIMDKEWTEANDAVAITSASDTTPNYAALHANGTGPFKIVSHEPGVKTVYEKYDGWWDKPTHNLDTVEFTPIGSDATRVAALLSGELDMVYPIPVQDVKRVENNQGTRALIGPELRTIFLGMDQMRDELLYSNVKGKNPFKDVRVRKAFYQAIDIEAIKAKVMRNLSEPSALMISPFLYARSDEFKRYPYDPKAAKELLAEAGYPDGFEVGMDCPNDRYVNDEAICQAVAAMLARIGVKVDLNAQPKAKYFAKVLASAGFDTSFYLLGWTPGSFDSWNILDNLIQCRDEKGNGGAFNLGGYCNKKVDALADEILVENDQAKRDALIAEAFTIANDEVSHIPLHQQALAWGVRDGIELAQRADNQFLFRFVTKK, encoded by the coding sequence ATGAAAACAAAATCACTCATCGTGGCGGCCGCCGCGTTCGTTGGTTTGACGATCTCGTCGGGCCACGCGGAAACGCTCAAATTCGCCTTCCAGGGCACGCTGAATACGCTCGATCCCTACAGCCTGAACGAGACCTTCACGCTGTCCGCCCTGGGCAATACCTACGAGGGCCTGACCCGGCGCAACGAGAAGCTGGAAATCGAGCCGTCGCTTGCCGAAAGCTGGGAGGTCGTCGAGCCGAACCGCTGGCGCTTCCACCTGCGCAAGGGCGTGAAGTTCCAGAACGGCAATGACTTCACCGCCGAAGACGTCGCCTTTTCGCTGAAGCGCCTCCATAGCGAGGGGTCGGATCTCGCAAAGCGCGTCAATGCGGACGTGAAGCTGGAGATCGTCGACGATCATACCGTCGACTTCGTGTTGCCCGGCCCGAACCCGATCCTGCCCTACGAGTGGGACACCTGGTACATCATGGACAAGGAGTGGACCGAGGCAAACGATGCGGTTGCGATCACATCCGCTTCCGACACCACTCCGAACTATGCCGCCCTTCATGCCAATGGCACGGGTCCGTTCAAGATCGTCAGCCACGAGCCTGGCGTGAAGACCGTCTATGAAAAATACGACGGCTGGTGGGACAAGCCGACCCACAATCTCGACACGGTCGAGTTCACCCCGATCGGCTCCGACGCGACCCGCGTCGCCGCCCTGCTTTCGGGCGAACTGGACATGGTCTATCCGATCCCGGTTCAGGACGTGAAACGGGTCGAGAACAACCAGGGCACCCGGGCGCTGATCGGTCCGGAACTGCGGACGATCTTTCTGGGCATGGACCAGATGCGCGACGAGTTGCTCTATTCCAACGTGAAGGGAAAGAACCCGTTCAAGGACGTTCGGGTGCGCAAGGCCTTCTATCAGGCGATCGACATCGAAGCGATCAAGGCCAAGGTGATGCGTAATCTGTCGGAGCCGTCGGCCCTGATGATTTCGCCGTTCCTGTACGCGCGCTCCGACGAGTTCAAGCGGTACCCCTATGACCCTAAGGCCGCCAAGGAATTGCTTGCGGAGGCCGGCTATCCGGACGGATTCGAGGTCGGCATGGACTGTCCGAACGACCGTTACGTCAATGACGAGGCGATCTGCCAGGCCGTCGCTGCCATGCTCGCCCGTATCGGTGTCAAGGTCGACCTGAACGCCCAGCCCAAGGCGAAATACTTCGCCAAGGTGCTGGCCTCGGCCGGCTTCGACACCTCCTTCTACCTGCTCGGCTGGACCCCGGGGTCCTTCGACAGCTGGAACATCCTCGACAACCTGATCCAGTGCCGGGACGAAAAAGGCAACGGCGGTGCCTTCAACCTTGGCGGCTACTGCAACAAGAAGGTTGACGCGCTCGCAGACGAGATCCTCGTGGAAAACGATCAGGCCAAACGCGATGCCCTGATCGCGGAAGCCTTCACGATCGCCAATGACGAAGTCTCCCACATCCCGCTGCACCAGCAGGCGCTTGCCTGGGGTGTCCGCGATGGTATCGAACTCGCCCAGCGCGCCGACAACCAGTTCCTGTTCCGCTTCGTCACCAAGAAGTAA
- a CDS encoding IlvD/Edd family dehydratase has protein sequence MSGSKHPRLRSTAWFNNPDNPAMTALYIERYLNYGLTREELQSGKPIIGIAQTGSDLSPCNRHHLELAKRVREGIREAGGICFEFPVHPIQETGKRPNAALDRNLAYLGLVELLFGYPIDGVVLSIGCDKTTPACLMAAATVNIPAIALSVGPMLNGWHKGERTGSGTIVWKAREMLAAGEIDYEGFMELVASSAPSVGYCNTMGTATTMNSLAEALGMQLPGSAAIPAPYRERGQIAYQTGKRIVDMVHEDMKPSDIMTREAFENAIVVNSAIGGSTNAPIHLNAIASHLGVPLNNDDWQAVGHEIPLLVNLQPAGDYLGEDYHHAGGVPAVVNELMRVGKLPHPGAKTVNGKSIGENCENAEILMPEVIRSYDDPLTENAGFLNLKGNLFDSAIMKTSVISDEFRDRYLSNPDDPDAFEGRAIVFEGPEDYHDNIDDPDLNIDENCMLFIRGTGPIGYPGGAEVVNMQPPAALIKKGIHSLPCIGDGRQSGTSGSPSILNASPEAAAMGGLALIQTGDMVRIDLGKGTADILISDEELAKRRSDLEAEGGFAYADHQTPWQEIQRGIVDQFDKGMVLKPAVKYQDVAHTKGLPRDNH, from the coding sequence ATGAGCGGTTCAAAACATCCACGCCTGAGATCCACCGCATGGTTCAACAATCCGGACAATCCGGCGATGACGGCCCTCTATATCGAGCGGTATCTGAACTACGGCCTCACGCGGGAGGAACTGCAGTCAGGAAAGCCCATTATCGGCATTGCCCAGACCGGGTCCGACCTGTCCCCCTGCAACCGCCATCATCTGGAGCTGGCCAAACGCGTGCGTGAAGGCATTCGCGAGGCGGGCGGTATCTGCTTCGAATTTCCGGTTCATCCGATTCAGGAAACCGGCAAGCGGCCGAATGCGGCGCTCGACCGGAATCTCGCCTATCTCGGCCTTGTGGAGCTTCTGTTCGGCTATCCGATCGACGGCGTGGTGCTGTCCATCGGCTGCGACAAGACAACACCGGCCTGCCTGATGGCCGCGGCCACGGTCAATATTCCGGCAATCGCGCTGTCCGTCGGACCGATGCTGAACGGATGGCACAAGGGCGAGCGCACCGGGTCCGGCACGATCGTCTGGAAGGCCCGCGAAATGCTCGCTGCCGGCGAAATCGACTACGAAGGCTTCATGGAGCTGGTGGCCTCCTCCGCACCCTCGGTCGGTTACTGCAACACCATGGGAACGGCCACCACCATGAACTCGCTGGCCGAAGCGCTCGGCATGCAATTGCCGGGCTCCGCCGCGATTCCCGCCCCCTACCGGGAGCGGGGCCAGATCGCCTACCAGACCGGAAAACGCATCGTGGACATGGTGCACGAGGACATGAAGCCCTCCGATATCATGACCCGCGAAGCCTTCGAGAATGCCATCGTGGTCAATTCGGCCATCGGCGGCTCGACCAACGCGCCGATCCACCTCAACGCCATTGCCAGCCATCTGGGCGTCCCGCTCAACAACGACGACTGGCAGGCCGTCGGTCACGAGATCCCGCTCCTGGTCAATCTCCAACCGGCCGGCGATTATCTTGGCGAGGATTATCATCACGCCGGCGGCGTTCCGGCCGTCGTCAACGAACTGATGCGCGTCGGAAAGCTGCCTCATCCGGGCGCCAAGACGGTCAACGGCAAGTCCATCGGCGAGAACTGCGAGAATGCGGAAATCCTGATGCCCGAGGTGATCCGAAGCTATGACGACCCCTTGACCGAAAATGCCGGCTTCCTGAACCTGAAGGGCAACCTCTTCGACAGCGCGATCATGAAGACGAGCGTGATTTCCGACGAGTTCCGCGACCGCTATCTGTCCAATCCGGACGATCCGGACGCTTTCGAAGGCCGGGCGATCGTGTTCGAAGGGCCCGAGGATTACCACGACAATATCGACGATCCGGATCTCAACATCGACGAAAACTGCATGCTCTTCATCCGCGGCACCGGGCCAATCGGCTATCCGGGCGGCGCGGAAGTGGTCAACATGCAGCCGCCGGCGGCCCTCATCAAAAAGGGTATTCATTCTCTGCCTTGCATCGGCGACGGCCGGCAGTCGGGAACGTCCGGATCCCCGTCGATCCTGAACGCGTCTCCGGAAGCCGCCGCCATGGGCGGGCTCGCCCTGATCCAAACAGGCGACATGGTGCGGATCGATCTTGGCAAGGGAACCGCTGATATCCTGATTTCGGACGAAGAACTCGCCAAACGGCGCTCGGATCTGGAAGCCGAGGGCGGATTTGCCTATGCTGATCACCAGACGCCCTGGCAGGAAATTCAGCGCGGCATCGTCGACCAGTTCGACAAGGGTATGGTGCTCAAGCCCGCCGTCAAATACCAGGATGTGGCACACACGAAAGGCCTGCCAAGAGACAACCACTAG
- the argE gene encoding acetylornithine deacetylase, with translation MARTYTPQEMLAALVGFDTVSDKSNLALIDFVAAYLEAHGVSTTRVFDDTGEKASLFAMIGPKLPGGVVLSAHTDVVPVANQEWTSDPFRLRAENGRLYGRGTADMKGFAATVLAHVPKMLAAGLTRPIHIALSYDEEIGCFGAPPMIERMLADGPKPAAVIVGEPTNMKAVTGHKGIVVLQTKVFGHAVHSSQLDRGVSAISIAARLIGWLDGQTAENKAGADADCPFDPPYTTLHCGTIRGGDAHNITAAECEFVTDIRTLPEERGEDWQARYEAFIRQEVLPGMKAVSPSCRIEITRLANVPGLRQETDGEAEILARRLTGDNGRHVVVYATEGGQFQDAGFSTVVCGPGSIDQAHQADEYIETAELEKCVAFLDGLCRKLS, from the coding sequence TTGGCCCGCACATACACACCGCAGGAGATGCTCGCCGCCCTTGTCGGGTTCGATACCGTTTCCGACAAAAGCAATCTTGCCCTGATCGATTTCGTCGCCGCTTATCTGGAAGCCCATGGGGTCTCCACGACGCGTGTCTTCGATGACACCGGTGAGAAGGCCTCCCTGTTTGCGATGATCGGCCCGAAGCTGCCCGGTGGTGTGGTTCTGTCCGCCCATACGGACGTGGTGCCGGTCGCGAATCAGGAGTGGACCTCAGACCCCTTCCGTCTGCGCGCCGAAAACGGCCGCCTCTACGGCCGCGGGACCGCCGACATGAAGGGTTTCGCCGCCACCGTCCTGGCCCATGTGCCGAAAATGCTGGCGGCCGGCCTCACCCGGCCAATCCACATCGCGCTTTCCTATGACGAGGAAATCGGCTGTTTCGGCGCACCACCGATGATTGAACGCATGCTTGCCGACGGTCCGAAGCCTGCGGCCGTGATCGTCGGCGAACCGACCAACATGAAGGCGGTAACCGGACACAAGGGCATTGTCGTCCTGCAAACGAAGGTTTTCGGCCACGCGGTTCATTCCAGCCAGCTGGACCGCGGCGTCTCGGCCATTTCGATCGCCGCCCGCCTGATCGGCTGGCTGGACGGGCAAACCGCGGAAAACAAGGCAGGGGCCGATGCGGACTGCCCCTTCGATCCCCCCTATACCACCCTGCACTGCGGCACCATACGGGGCGGAGACGCGCACAACATCACCGCGGCGGAATGCGAATTTGTGACCGATATCCGGACCCTGCCGGAAGAACGCGGCGAGGACTGGCAGGCCCGGTACGAAGCTTTCATCAGGCAAGAGGTTCTGCCCGGCATGAAGGCGGTTTCTCCATCCTGCCGCATCGAAATCACTCGGCTCGCGAATGTTCCCGGCCTTCGCCAGGAAACGGACGGCGAAGCGGAAATCCTCGCCCGCCGGCTCACCGGCGACAACGGCCGTCATGTGGTGGTCTATGCAACCGAAGGCGGCCAGTTCCAGGACGCCGGCTTTTCCACAGTCGTGTGCGGACCCGGATCGATCGACCAGGCCCATCAGGCAGATGAATACATCGAAACGGCCGAGCTGGAAAAATGTGTCGCCTTCCTGGACGGTTTGTGTCGAAAATTATCCTAA